The DNA segment ATCGGCATGCAGGAAAGCTGGTACCTGCAGTTTGTGCTCGCATCGCTCACTCTCCTCGGACCGGGTCTCCGCTTTTTCCAGAAGGGCGTTCCGGCGCTCGCCAGAGCGGCCCCGGACATGAACTCGCTGGTCGCGATCGGCGCGTTCGCCGCCTGGGGTTACTCCGTGGTTGCAACCTTTGCGCCGGACCTGCTGCCGGCCGACACCGCCAATGTCTATTACGAGGCAGCGGCCGTGATCGTCACGCTGATCCTGCTTGGCCGCTTCCTCGAAGCACGCGCCAAAGGTCGCACGTCGGAAGCAATCCGGCACCTGATGGGGCTGCAACCGAAGACGGCTCGCGTCATCCGCAATGGCGAAACGGTGGAGGTTGAGATTGCCGATGTGCGTGCGGGCGACGTGGTTGTCGTGCGGCCCGGCGAAAAGATCGCCGTCGATGGCGTGGTCGTCGAGGGCAACTCCTATGTCGACGAATCGATGATCACCGGCGAGCCCGTCCCCGTTCAAAAGGCGGGCGGAGCGGAAGTCGTCGGCGGTACGATCAACAAAACCGGGGCCTTCAGCTTCCGCGCCACCAAGGTCGGAGCGGATACGGTGCTGGCGCAGATCATCCGCATGGTCGAGCAGGCCCAGGGGGCGAAGCTGCCTATCCAGTCGCTCGTCGATCGCGTCACCGCCTGGTTCGTACCCGCGGTCATGGCCATCGCCTTTGCAACGTTCCTCGTCTGGCTCGTCTTCGGCCCGGATCCTGCATTGACCTTCGCGCTCGTCAATGGCGTTGCCGTCCTGATCATCGCCTGTCCTTGCGCGATGGGGCTCGCAACGCCCACCTCCATCATGGTCGGAACCGGTCGTGCTGCCGAAATAGGCGTGCTCTTCCGCAAGGGGGAAGCCCTGCAGACGCTGCGCAACGCCGAAATCATCGCGATCGACAAGACCGGTACTTTGACCCGGGGCCGGCCCGAACTGACCGATCTCGAAACCGCTGCGGGCTTTGACAGCAATTCCGTCCTGGCCCTCATTGCCAGCGTCGAAGCACGCTCTGAACATCCGATCGCGGAAGCCATAGTTTCCGCGGCAAGGAACGCGGGTTTGACGATCGGTGAAGCGGAGCAATTCGAGGCGATCCCCGGTTTCGGGACCCGCGCCAACGTTTCCGGACGCACCGTGCATGTCGGGGCTGACCGGCTGATGGCGCGCGAGGGTATCGATATCACCGTCTTCGCCGATCACGCCCGCCGCCTCGGTGACGAAGGCAGGAGCCCGCTTTACGCGGCGATCGACGGCAAGCTGGCGGCGATTATTGCCGTCGCCGATCCGATCAAGGAGACGACGCCGCAGGCGATCCGCATGCTGCATCAGCTTGGCCTGAAGATCGCGATGGTCACCGGCGACAACCGCCGCACGGCGGAGGCGATCGCCCGCAAGCTCGGGATCGACGAGGTCGTCGCCGAGGTCTTGCCGGACGGAAAGGTCGCCGCTCTGATGCGGCTGAAATCGGAAGGGCGCAAAGTCGCCTTCGTCGGCGACGGCATCAACGATGCGCCGGCGCTCGCGGCAGCCGATGTCGGGCTGGCGATCGGCACGGGAACGGATGTGGCGATCGAGAGCGCCGACGTCGTGCTGATGTCCGGCGATCTCTTGGGCGTGCCGAATGCCATCGCGCTTTCGAAGGCGACGATCCGCAACATCAAGGAGAACCTGTTCTGGGCCTTCTCCTATAATGTGGTGCTGATACCGGTCGCCGCCGGCGTGCTCTATCCGGTCTATGGCGTGTTGCTTTCGCCCATCTTTGCGGCCGGTGCTATGGCGCTTTCCAGCGTCTTCGTCGTCGGTAATGCGCTGCGTCTCAAGCGGTTCAGGAGCATGTCGCGTGAGGCTGCCGCCGTACAATAGCGCGGCGCCATTGGCGCCTCGCAAGCGAAATTCCTATATCAGCGGCACAGGGTACCGCCAGAAAAGAGGGTGATCTCATGAATATCGGCGATGTCGCGCGCGCCTCCGGCGTCTCGACGAAAATGATCCGCTACTACGAGACGATCGGCCTTATCCCCCCGGCCAGTCGCAGCGAATCCGGTTACCGCAACTATGGCGACAAGGACGTCCATACGCTGCGCTTCATCCGCCGTGCCCGCGATCTCGGCTTCACGGTCGAGCAAATGGTGGACCTTCTGGCGCTTTGGCGCGACCGCTCGCGCGCCAGCAGCGAGGTCAAGAAGATCGCGCTCGACCAAGTGGAAATCCTGGAGCGCAAAGCCGAGGAACTGAAGGCCATGAGTCGGACGCTCCAGCATCTTGCCGCCCATTGCCACGGCGACGAGCGGCCAGATTGCCCGATCCTCGACGATCTTGCCGAAGCGAAAGTGAATTCCGACAAGGTCCGGGAACCCGCCCGCTTCGGCCGAAACGGCATCGACCCCGTGCGGGTCAAGTCAGGATGATGGGCCGCTGCCCACTGCATGTTTATACTGTGGCGTCTGATTAGGCACGCGTCGCTGTAATGGAGAGGTAAGGATCACTTCGCGACGAAAAGCAGATCGAAGCCCGTGAACTCGCGCCGGGATACCGATTTGCGGATCGCCGCCCAGATGGCGGACGGATTCTCGAGCCTGAACCCGCGGAAGCTCCGGATAAGGCGAACAGTGGCGGCGATCGTTCTAAGCGCGCGGACAAAACGCGGACCGGAGAGCGAGGCGGCGAGAATCTGCGGATGCACCGCGATCAGCACGCCCGCTGTTCTCTTGCGGTCGATCGCCCGAAACTGGTCGAGCGCCTTGTATTCGTAGCCTTCGATGTCGATCTTGAAGCAGAGCCGCTCCGTCCTCGCCATTTCCTGAAGCTCCGGAATGGTGACCGTTTGTGCCGTGACGGCCAAGCCGGTGTCGTCGGCAATCAACGCAGAGGTTTCGGAACTGCCGAAGCCGCCGCCGACCGAGTGCAATACCAGGCATTCATCCTGAGAGAGCGCCGCGTTGACGAGCTTCACTTCGCCCGCATTCTCGCGCTGCATCTCCGAGAGGATCTCGAAGCACACCGGATCGGGCTCGACGGTAATGACATTGTCGGCGATCTGCGCCGCCCAGTAGGGTGTCACGCCGATCCAGCCGCCGATATCGATGAAGGTGGTCGTACCGTCGACGAGCCGCTCGATGTTTCGGAATGTGCCGGGCTCCCATTGCCCGCCTTGCAGCCGCGCAAAGAAGCGCGCCTTCTCCGGCTTGTCAGGGAAATAAACGGTCTTCTGAAAATAGGTTATCGCGCGCATCGCGCCTCTTTAATGCATTTCGGGGCAACGTGTGAAGCGGCTCCCGCTGGGACGCGGGTGGAAAAGGAGTCAGGGCGACACTGCTTCGGGCGCGAGATTTAACGGCCGAATGACGCTTACGCCTCTGCCCGCTGAGCGCGGCTGCGCGCTTCGGTGAGTTCGGAGGTTGTCTGGCTGAGGCGGTCGGCAAGCACGCGCATGATCTCGACAGCCATCTCCGGGAAGTCCGCCAGCAATTTCAGGAAATCGTCCTTGCGAATGCGCAGCGCCTCGAGGGCCGTGCTGGTCTGGACGGTCGCCGTGCGCGGCGTGTTGCAGAGAATGGCGATCTCGCCAACGATCGAATTCTGCTCCACCTCGGCGACCTTCAATTGCCCGGTTGACGTCGCAACCAAAACATCGGCTTTGCCGGAGAGGATCACATAGGCCGCATCGCCGATATCGCCCTGATGAAACAGACTTTCTCCCGCGCTGTACATTACCCTGTCGGAGGTGAATGCCAGAAGTTTGAGCTTGGCTGGCGGCAAGCCGGAAAACAGCGTGATCCGGCGCAGCATTTCCACTTCGT comes from the Sinorhizobium garamanticum genome and includes:
- a CDS encoding heavy metal translocating P-type ATPase, encoding MIQTRNAEPIAGAGRTASIAVEGMTCASCVARVEKAIRAVPGVMSASVNLATERADIRFDAAVSPADIVKAIENTGYGASDELVELAIDGMTCASCVARIEKALKTVPGTVEASVNLATENATIRVVKGLASADMLVEAVRGAGYDARRIADKQDVDQETEKRERESRRLKLSLAIAALLTLPIFLLEMGSHFIPAIHDFVMTRIGMQESWYLQFVLASLTLLGPGLRFFQKGVPALARAAPDMNSLVAIGAFAAWGYSVVATFAPDLLPADTANVYYEAAAVIVTLILLGRFLEARAKGRTSEAIRHLMGLQPKTARVIRNGETVEVEIADVRAGDVVVVRPGEKIAVDGVVVEGNSYVDESMITGEPVPVQKAGGAEVVGGTINKTGAFSFRATKVGADTVLAQIIRMVEQAQGAKLPIQSLVDRVTAWFVPAVMAIAFATFLVWLVFGPDPALTFALVNGVAVLIIACPCAMGLATPTSIMVGTGRAAEIGVLFRKGEALQTLRNAEIIAIDKTGTLTRGRPELTDLETAAGFDSNSVLALIASVEARSEHPIAEAIVSAARNAGLTIGEAEQFEAIPGFGTRANVSGRTVHVGADRLMAREGIDITVFADHARRLGDEGRSPLYAAIDGKLAAIIAVADPIKETTPQAIRMLHQLGLKIAMVTGDNRRTAEAIARKLGIDEVVAEVLPDGKVAALMRLKSEGRKVAFVGDGINDAPALAAADVGLAIGTGTDVAIESADVVLMSGDLLGVPNAIALSKATIRNIKENLFWAFSYNVVLIPVAAGVLYPVYGVLLSPIFAAGAMALSSVFVVGNALRLKRFRSMSREAAAVQ
- the cueR gene encoding Cu(I)-responsive transcriptional regulator, with amino-acid sequence MNIGDVARASGVSTKMIRYYETIGLIPPASRSESGYRNYGDKDVHTLRFIRRARDLGFTVEQMVDLLALWRDRSRASSEVKKIALDQVEILERKAEELKAMSRTLQHLAAHCHGDERPDCPILDDLAEAKVNSDKVREPARFGRNGIDPVRVKSG
- a CDS encoding FkbM family methyltransferase; amino-acid sequence: MRAITYFQKTVYFPDKPEKARFFARLQGGQWEPGTFRNIERLVDGTTTFIDIGGWIGVTPYWAAQIADNVITVEPDPVCFEILSEMQRENAGEVKLVNAALSQDECLVLHSVGGGFGSSETSALIADDTGLAVTAQTVTIPELQEMARTERLCFKIDIEGYEYKALDQFRAIDRKRTAGVLIAVHPQILAASLSGPRFVRALRTIAATVRLIRSFRGFRLENPSAIWAAIRKSVSRREFTGFDLLFVAK
- a CDS encoding cyclic nucleotide-binding domain-containing protein, which codes for MLLKDEVEMLRRITLFSGLPPAKLKLLAFTSDRVMYSAGESLFHQGDIGDAAYVILSGKADVLVATSTGQLKVAEVEQNSIVGEIAILCNTPRTATVQTSTALEALRIRKDDFLKLLADFPEMAVEIMRVLADRLSQTTSELTEARSRAQRAEA